In Leopardus geoffroyi isolate Oge1 chromosome D1, O.geoffroyi_Oge1_pat1.0, whole genome shotgun sequence, the genomic stretch TGATTTGGTTGGTTGTGGTTTCTTACTGTGCAACGGAGCCATCACGATGCCTCCCCGAGGGGCTGCTCTCATCCCTGGGGTAACAGGTGAACCAGGGCCCAGCCCCGGGGCCAGGATCCCCCCAGCGAGGCCCGCAGCGGCTTCCTGGTGCCAGCCGGGCTGCCCTCTCAGGGCCCGGAGAGGGTGGTGAGCGTGCCCCCCTCACCCAGATGTGCCCGTCCTGCTCCTGGGAACCGGTGAACGCGTCACCTTTCGACGGCAGCAGACGTGACTCTGGATGGTCTGTGGAATCCCCAGGTCCTTACAAGGGGGcggcgggagggtcagagaaggagacGTGACTCTGGGGCAGAAGTCGGGGTGATGAGACCAGGAGCCAGGGAACGCAGGCGGCCTCTGGGAGCAGGGAACCCGCGAGAGCAGTTGTCCCCCGGCGCCGCGAAAGGACAGAGCTGGGTCACGGCGACAGGACTCCAGCCACAGCCCATTTAGGCCTTCAGCCCCCAGAGCCGCGAGAGAACCCGTTCCGGCTGCCCTTACGCCACCGGGTTCGTGGCCATTTGTGACGGAAGCCGAGGGACACCCCTGGGCTgggcccctcccttcccacctgggTCTGCCTGGGACGTGCCAGTCGTGGCCGGCACCCGGGCCCTGCATGCCGTCCCCGGGAGCTGTGTCTCATCGCATTGGCTGCTGCCCGGCTCCCAGGCCTGATGGGGCTGGAGGGCCtgacgggggaggggggccgggggaggggctcACGCTGGAGCCCAGAGCTTTGCCCAGGCAGGGCCATGGGGCCACAGGGCCCCTGAGCCCACTGAGGTCTCTCGCGGAGCCTCTGCTACCCTAGCCCCCCAGCTTATTTCTGTCACTCCCGAGGGTCTCCACTGGGGCCCCGGGGCCTCCGCCCCCCCAGATGCTCACCCAGGACACCTGcaaacacccctccccccatgccctcACTCCGCCCAGCACACATTCAGTGCGGAGGGGAGGGCCGGCTATGCCCCAAGGCTTGCTGTGGGCTGGGGACACAGGTGAGCAAACAGCTCCAGGGCCCCTCCCAGGGAAGACAGATGTTGATCAGATCGTGAAATCCAGATTGTGAGAgactgctgggggagggggggggcgggggggggcgtgTTGTGCTTTGCGGCTGGGCTGGGCGGCTGGGAGGGAAGATCCAGGAAGACCTACCTGGGGAGGTGATAATTGAGCTGGGGCGTGTCCCCGGCAGCCACTGAAGGCGACAGAGCAGGGCCctgtgagccaggggaggggcagccggGGGTTCTGAGCCTGGCAGAAGGCTCCTGAAGGCTACAAGCCCAGAAAGACCACGCTGGCTGCCCTGTAGAGactggaaggggcagggggcCGAGGGGCTCCGGCTTGGCCGACCCGGGAAGGGGGCCTCGGTGCATACCCAGGCGGCCCCCTCCCCGGCAGGAGGCCGCTCGCTCCCTCCTGCcggcctgggtggggtgggggtgggacccGAAGAGAGAGGCGGAGCcggacagtgggggtgggggctccaaAAGGTGCCAACCCCGCACAGTAGTAAACCCCTGCCAACTCCGCCCCTGCCTGTTCCGGGACCCGCAACCAGGTGCAAATTGGGCCTGGCCAGGGACAAAAGGGCTTTGATGGGCCAAATGGTGGTGTTTTTTTGAGCCGAGGCATTGGAACGGCCCTGGGCCCCAGGCAAGGCGTCCTGCAGAGACCCAGGCCTGGAAGGGGTCCGAAGGGTTGGTTTTATGAgactccccctccccagggcagctGCCTCCTCGGCCCTCAGAGCAGGGCCTCTGGCCCCGTGCAGGTCTGCCTTCCCTGAGGCAGGGGCTTCacaagagaaggcagagggattCTCGAAGGCACTAAAAGCTAAAAGGCACTAAGCAAAGCCCTggacgcctgggcagctcagttggtcgAGGTTCCAACCctcgatgtcagctcaggtcgtgatctagcaggttgcgagttcaagccccgcgtcaggctctgctgacagtgtggagcctgcttggggctctctctctctccctccctctctttctgcccctacccccgcccccaaataaataaacttaaaaaaaaaataacagcccaATGACGTTCTATCTTGAAGGCCTGTTTTGGGGTCTCAAGAGGGTCCCAGGCCGCCCCACCTTCCTACTTGAACAGTTGCCTGAACTTGCTTCCTGACACTCGTTCCCCACTGCAGCAGGTGACCTTGCCAAGTGAAGAACACCACCTCCCACCTGGCCCCCCTGGCCGCCACCTCCTCCGTTGTCATCAGGAACCGGCTGAGCTCCTGTCCCCAGCCGCGTGGGGACTCAGGCAAGTGGGACAGAGCGCCCTGCCCGGGACGGCATGGCTCAGGGCCAGTGGGACCATAAACCCGGAGCAAATACAGGTGCAGGTGGGGCCGGGGAGCAAGGACGGCGTGCAGAATGAAGAGGGCAGGTGAGGGCAGAGGCCATGCGGGCCGGCCCCCTGTCCCAGGTCTGACACCTGCAGACCCAGCCCAGAATTCCAGCTGCcgcagggcaggggctgtgccGTCTGAGGGCTCCTTGGTGGCCCCAGAGCCTATATGGTCCCATTTGCTGTGATTGCCGGGGCTGTCCCAGCCACCACAGGGCCAGCTCAGACAACACGTGTCCCCTAGAGCAGTCTGCACACCCAagggacacagaggcagagacctGGGAGGCACACAGTGAGGGAAGGCCACTGGTCTCTGGTCAGGGGAGTCCGAAGAAAGGAGACACAGGGTTCCCGGGCTCCTCTGGTGGCCCTGAGTGCCCCGCTCAGACCAGACACACAAACGCAGACAGCAGTGGGGCTGGCGAAGGCCAGGGGGCCACAGCCTGTCTGGAGGGGAGGAGCACGTCACACGTCCTCCGTGTCCTGTTCTGGATTGCGGGCACAGAGGCTGCGGACAGGACCCTGGCCCCGTCTTCAAGGCCGGTGGGGGCTGGGACGGGTGCCCGAGGGACAGTAAGGGTCCTGCTTGACCAGCACCTGCTGAAGTGCCCCAGGCAGTGACTCCCCATCTCTGCGGCCCAGCGTCTATATCCACAAGCTGGAGACAGTAGGTCTTATGGTATACAGTGGGCAACGCACACAGAGTATACGCCGTGGGTATACCACTGACCTTGCCGTTGTGAGGACTGCCTGAGCCAACGCAGGTAAGTGGTCAGAGCAGTGCTGGGCCACAGACACGCTCGGTGGCCATCACGCTCGGCTCATGCCTCCGGAGGCTTGGAAGGAACCTCCCGTAACTGATCCGgtctgggggagaagaggagcagagggaatcGGGGGCACCTCTGCCGGACCCAGGGCTTTCGTAGGCGGTCGAGGAGCAGGAAAAGCACAGGCCTGGCAGCACGTTCTCCAGGGGGGCAGAGCATCTGGGGGCAACCCCCGCAGGGCTTTGAAGTTCACAGAGGAGTTCGTGTCCCTGGGCTGTAGGCGGCAGCCTTCAGGATGTGAAGCAAGGTCAGATGAGCCTCCTGGAGAAATCATGGAGGACGTCGTGAGAACGCAGGTCGGGAATTCCAGACTCTTCCCCCTCCGGGCTTGGCTGGATGCAGGACGCGGGGTGAGAGGCCGTTGCTGAGCCCGGGGTTTTCATCCAGGGccatggggcggggtgggggcttGAGGgccagcagccccctccccggAAGTCAGCCCTGACCCCGCCGCGGGGCGGACGCTGGCTGAGAGGTCTGTCTTCCCCGCGCTCCCCTCCAGGACAGCCATTCTGGAAGCAAATGGCTTTGATTTTACAGGAAGCGGACTAAGGGGCTAAtctgagtttaatttttaaagccagGCCTTTGATTTCAGACTTATTCATTTGAGTAATTAATGCCTCCGAGTCTGGGGTCAGAATGCATCCCCGCTTAGCGCGTCTCTCTTACATCCAGAGACAGACCTCACATCACTTGGGACACCCAAACCATGAATTTATTATACCAGCTGGAATGTTCCGAGGGCCCAGAGCAGGCACCCAGTGGGACTTCACAGACATCTCCGCCAAAGACGACGACAACCCCATCTCCGCGTGCGGGGTCCCCGGGACCAAGGCAAACGCTTCCCGCTCCAGCAGGGGTCCCGCACACAAGCGGTCCTCTCTCCTAGAACCTGTGGGCACAGAATGTTCTGGGCTTTGACCCATGTTTTTAACTCAGTCTCCATTcgatcaacaaacatttactaagcGCCAACTGTCTGGCAACCAGTAGGTAGATACTGGAGGGTCAACTCTgttcctaaaggagaaaacacacacaggagGACGCACAGATCTGCGGGCACGAGTGTGCCTGAGCCCTGAGCGGGCAGAGCATCTCGGGGCAGGGCCGGCTCCGTGGGAAGGTGACCTTCGGGAGGACCCTGAAGGgggggcatggaggggagggcgAGGCCAGGGGCAAGGGTGTGGAGCAGACGGCACATCGCCTCCAGAGGCTGGGTCTGGAGAGAGATTCCGGGGGGCTTTCTACGCATGAGTTCCTCGggggatatttttttccttctccttcccccccccccccccccacaaagcaCAGGATGAATCTACGCCCTCGGTTTCACCCGGAGCCTGCTGGCAGGACTTCCTCTCTGTCCTGTTGTGATCTCACGTCTGTCACGCACACACGGCTAGCACCGCGTCTCAGGGCCCTGGCCTCGCAGCGTGCTGAGTGGGGGTTCCGACAAGCGCAGCTCTCCTTTACGGGGGGGACAGAGACCCGGCTCAACGCTGGTGGGTGCGGGCCGTGCGGGGCCCAGACACAATCGCCCTCTGGGGACGCTGGGCTGCCGGCATCCGGTCTAGGTGCCCTGGGACGTCTtcgagaggctaatgtccagacGGGGCCCGACTGGATGTGACTGCTgttcagaaaggaggaaagaggggacAGAGCCTGCAGCTCCTTCCTCCAGGGTGAGGACCCTTCCTCCGAGGGTGGAAGGTGGTCACAGACAGAAGGGCCAATGACTTGATCACTGGTGTCCACTGGGCCCACAAAGCGCCCCCCATCGACCAACCCAGTAAGGACACACACAGGAAGCCGATGCTTGGCAAAGCTGCTCTCTCCAGATGGCGTCGGAGGGTGCACACAGGTGTCTGTGCAGACGTGGGACAGGCAGCGAGGAAGGCATCTGGCCCCTCGGTGGCTCCTGGGGTGGCTCTCGGAGCAGCTGGGGGGGATCCATGCCGCCCCCCAGAAGCAGGACTCGCATGAGGGGGTCGCTCGGAGCTGGGGAGGTGGTGAGACCGTGGGGGTGCGAGGCAGCCCAAGCTTCTCCTGGTGAGCTGCAGAGGCCTCCGGCGGCCCAACCAGCTCAGGGCGTCCTTCCGGGCCCCCCAACGGGCACACGATGCTGTCTGGCCCTTGGCGGGGCTCTAGCCTGAGCTACAAGGCCGAGCTTCGGGGTCAGTGAGCCCCGTAAACTCAGGGGGCATTTCTGTCGGTGCCTGCATCACCCCGGCCTCCAGAGCGCCCAACGGGCTTCTGCAGATTCTCAAAGGCTCAGGCTCTCCCGGACCTCCGGCTGCCTGCTCGCGGCCTTGCGAACCACCCATGGCACTTGGGACGCCAGGTGGGGCCCCGGGCTGCGGGAACACCGCGGAGGCCAGACTCGCTCCGTGGGGGTCGGGGAGGCTCCCCAGAGAGGGAGCACTGCGGCCGGCCGCCCCTGGCCTCCTGCTCTGCGGGGGGGTCACTCGTGCTCCCTGGATCAAGAAGATGGGAGCAGCGCCTCCGTCCCCAAACTACACTCCAGCCGGTGGAAGCTTCTATTCACCCCGCCCTGTCACCGACTCAGGTCCTGCGCTGGACCCAGCCCTCCGCTTCCTGGCTGGCAGCCTGAGGGAGCCAGCCTCTCttggagcctcggtttccccatcacAGGGCCTGCCTCGGAGGGCCACGGAAAGACCTCAATTACCCGCGGAGAtggcccagagcagggccagCTGGCAGGAAGCCCCGCTCAGGACTCAGCACCTCTGGGTCCCTAGAGGCCAGGTCCCGCGCCTGGATCTGGGGGCTCATTGAACATCATCCAGACCTGAACCCCGAGGAACTCCGAGCCTGCTGGGGAAAGATGGCAACGCGGGACACTCGCGCTGTGACCAGGCCCTGAGGaggcccccacccagcccccctgCTCAGGGACCTGGTCTTTGAGCACCAAGGACCCCGGCCTGGTCCTGAGAAATGAACAGCACCCACCGGAGGACGAGTTGGGACAGCCAGGCCTCAGTGTGTCCAACACGCACGTGCACAGACATGTGCACAGCACGCACACCAAGCACGCAAAGACGCGCACGCACACCAAGCACGCAAAGACGCGCACGCACACCAAGCACGCAAAGACGCGCGCACGTGTCCATCTGCACGCGTACGCGGGCACACCAGACACGCCCCCCGCGGAGGGTAGCACACATACGAACACACACGGCTTTGGAGATACCCCACGGGAAGGCgatcctgccccctgccccaggaccACACCATTACCTTCAGCCCCACAAGCCCCAGAGCATCACCAGGTAGACAAGGTCCCCGGGGTCCCTGCTCTTAGGTTGCAGACTGACAAAACCCAAACCGCAGCCCCACAAAACAGCACCATCTTGTGGTGGCAGCAGGACCAGGTGGGAGGCCAGAGGCCTCTTTCCTTTGGGAAGGGTTTTCCCTCAGAGCCGAGCTCCCACGgtatcccccgccccccccccccaacctcggGCAGGTGGCACCAGGCTGCTCTGGTCCGGACCAGCGTTTCCTCCGCTCCCCACCGCCCTTCACGGGCTCCTGCCGGGCCTGAGGTCACCTGGGCCCCGAGCCCAGCTCTTCTGGGGATTTTGGGAAACCtcgttctcccccccccccgcccccccccccgggcttctcgcctcatctgtgaaatggggccatGATACTGCCGCTCAAGATACCTAGAGCCACCCCTCCTGCCCTGGGGCTTCCCACGAATAGACTGGGCTGCCCCCCCCCGACGTGAGGCCTGAGCCTACAGCTCCCGGGGGTCCTCCCCTGCCGGTTCAGACATTGGCTGGGAAGAAGAGACGTCTATCATACCTTTCAGCACCCCCCATTCCTctgggctccccctgcccccatgagAGCCTGAGCTCCGGAGCAGGACTCTGttcgccctgcccccaccccccagcctgcaGGGATGACAGCTCGTAGCCACTCGGGGAACCAACGACCAAGAAGCCTCGCCGGTGACAAGGGGACGTAGTATTCCTCCACACCTGCCGGTCCACACCACCTGCCTGGCAGAGAGGGGCTCGGACTTGGCTCCGAGAGGGGCCGGATCCGGGTTCTGACGCTCCGCACGCGGGCagccctccctgtgcctcagtgtccccatgcACAAAGGGGAGTCGTCGGAAGGGATGACGGAAACCCCTGCGAAGGGCCCAGCCCGGCGCCCGGTCAACGGACGTGTGTGAGCAGAGGCCGTGTGGGCTTTGCGCCGTGTGCACCAAACCCTCCCCGGTTCTGCGCACCCGGAACGTCGGGCTCCCGGCGGCGTCCGGGGAGGGGGTCTCGGAGAGGACGGAAGCGGGAGGCTGGGTTTCGTGTGGCGCTCCGTGACCACGCCCCCCGGCTCCAAAGGCATCGGAGGCGCCCCGGCTGCTCGCGTTTTCCGTAATTGGTTCCACAGCAATTAATTTCTCGCGGGCGAGATGAACGCGGGTCCGTCTCCCTCCCCGGGAGAGCGCCACGTGCTCGGGCCCCGGGGGCCTCTTCTCTTCCAGCCAAACGTTAATTTCCCCCGAGTGCCTCCGGAAAGAGGTTTTAGGACGAGACGCGAAGCCTGGCAGGAATCTGACATCTGACACAGCCgtccagggagaggaggggtcGAGACACGTGCTAATTGCCCGTCGTTGCGACAAAAGGTTCCGTCCGCTGAGCCTGCGCTGGTTTCCCGGCTGAAGATGCCCGGGTCGTGTCCGGGTTGCGTCAGGCTTCGCTTTGGGGAAGCATCCTTCCAGGAtctgagaagagaaggaaagccagAGGGTCCTGGGGGGCTGGTGTGCGAGAGTCATCTCTGCTGAGAGCCAGATGCTTCTCTCCCTGGGCACCTGGGAGGTGAGCGCCCGGTCTCCTGCTGCCCCAGGCCCCAGaacccccactccctcccagcAGAGCGGCTGACGGCTCTCCCTTCCAGAGGATGTACAGGGCCCGTTTTGTGGGCCtcggagccctgcatcaggggcTCCCCGAAGGGGCCAGCGGTTGGGTAAATGCAGGGCCGAGGCAGAGCCTTCAAACCAAAGCTCCGAGGTCATGTGCAAACTAAGCTTTTAAAGTGCTGGACATGCTGGTGCAGACGGGCCAGGGACCCCCAGACTGTGTTCTCGCCACGGGAGCTCTTGGGAAGGCCCaggcttggtgggggggggggggtgggctgggggttACCGGGGCCCTGTATGTATTGcatcagcccccacccccacgtgaACGGCAGTGCGGAGTCAAGACCAgccctcctggccctgccccccagcagACGGTGCCCTGGAGGCTCCCAGTAGAAATTCCagggcccctccc encodes the following:
- the LOC123600564 gene encoding uncharacterized protein LOC123600564, whose translation is MRQHFQMHKDHRLWLWIRVNRPKDAVPKIKAGRVLPGKDAMTRVKSLTASGFTLTHRGPRTEPGTEKVLDDRDLCLLLVWDYRLADFFFVSRALNTGAEAGRPEHTPDTQILEGCFPKAKPDATRTRPGHLQPGNQRRLSGRNLLSQRRAISTCLDPSSPWTAVSDVRFLPGFASRPKTSFRRHSGEINVWLEEKRPPGPEHVALSRGGRRTRVHLAREKLIAVEPITENASSRGASDAFGAGGRGHGAPHETQPPASVLSETPSPDAAGSPTFRVRRTGEGLVHTAQSPHGLCSHTSVDRAPGWALRRGFRHPFRRLPFVHGDTEAQGGLPACGASEPGSGPSRSQVRAPLCQAGGVDRQVWRNTTSPCHRRGFLVVGSPSGYELSSLQAGGWGQGEQSPAPELRLSWGQGEPRGMGGAERYDRRLFFPANV